From a single Arachis hypogaea cultivar Tifrunner chromosome 3, arahy.Tifrunner.gnm2.J5K5, whole genome shotgun sequence genomic region:
- the LOC112734641 gene encoding lysM domain-containing GPI-anchored protein 2, with protein MGKSALWLTTFTLVLTGFLTARAQPEANFKCSSSTNATCRALIDYFSQNATTLRDIQKLFNVKHLPDLLGANANTIPENASGSYSVAPKQVVRIPFPCKCSNGTGLSNHVPLYKIKPGDGLDYIARTVFAGVVTFQQIQKANNISDPNKIIAGDSIWIPLPCSCDSVGGSSVVHYAYIVPLGSSVEGIAQEFGTTEQIILSLNGIDDPKKLQAQQVIDVPLKACSTSVKNNSMDYPLLVSNSTYVYTANECVKCKCDSSNNYVLQCEPSQLKPTGGKWSVCPSMKCTGNLTIGNLTSASDDPCTAPSVPMRVIAPKESIPFLLMSPLVLHRHLHPVAVQ; from the exons ATGGGCAAATCGGCTCTTTGGCTCACCACATTCACCCTCGTGTTGACGGGCTTCCTGACGGCCCGGGCTCAGCCAGAGGCAAACTTCAAGTGCAGCAGCAGCACGAACGCCACGTGTCGAGCTCTAATCGACTACTTTAGCCAGAATGCGACCACGCTCCGAGACATCCAGAAGCTGTTCAACGTGAAGCACCTCCCGGACCTATTGGGCGCAAATGCCAACACGATCCCGGAAAACGCGTCAGGCAGTTACAGCGTGGCGCCCAAGCAGGTAGTTAGGATTCCGTTTCCGTGCAAGTGCAGTAACGGAACGGGGCTGTCGAACCACGTGCCGTTGTACAAAATCAAGCCTGGTGATGGCTTGGACTACATAGCAAGGACAGTGTTCGCGGGCGTGGTGACGTTTCAGCAGATCCAGAAGGCTAATAATATCTCTGACCCCAATAAGATCATCGCTGGGGATTCCATTTGGATACCGTTGCCTTGTAGCTGTGATAGTGTTGGAGGGAGCAGTGTGGTGCACTATGCTTACATAGTTCCACTTGGAAGCTCCGTGGAGGGGATTGCACAGGAGTTTGGTACCACTGAACAGATCATTCTTAGTCTCAACGGTATTGATGACCCTAAGAAGCTTCAGGCTCAGCAGGTTATCGATGTCCCTCTCAAAG CTTGTTCCACAAGTGTTAAAAACAATTCCATGGACTACCCTCTGCTGGTTTCAAACTCCACTTACGTCTACACTGCCAACGAATGCGTAAAATGCAAATGCGACTCCAGCAACAACTATGT ATTGCAATGCGAGCCATCGCAGCTTAAACCAACAGGGGGAAAGTGGTCGGTATGCCCCTCCATGAAATGCACAGGGAACCTGACAATTGGCAACTTGACATCTGCTTCAGATGATCCATGCACCGCACCTTCTGTGCCTATGCGGGTTATAGCTCCAAAAGAATCAATACCATTCTTGCTAATGAGTCCACTTGTCCTG CACCGGCACCTGCACCCAGTGGCGGTTCAGTAG
- the LOC112734640 gene encoding cellulose synthase A catalytic subunit 4 [UDP-forming] has product MASFTIGPHHRHLSHDSDEVRPPTRQSASSKVQCRVCGDEIGNKEDGGLFVACYVCGFPVCRPCYEYERSEGTQCCPQCNTRYKRHKGSPRVVGDEEENFDADDFDDEFQIKTGHDHDHDHDDVNHAEDKDKKEQQWHPNAQAFSSAGSVTGKDIEGDKEFYSNAEWEERVEKWKARQEKKGLLNKEEGKDDQDEEEDEYLLAEARQPLWRKVPISSSLINPYRIVIVMRLVILAFFLHFRIMTPAHDAFPLWLTSVICEIWFAFSWILDQFPKWFPITRETYLDRLSIRFEREGEPNKLSPVDVFVSTVDPLKEPPIITANTVLSILSVDYPVEKVSCYVSDDGASMLLFDTLSETSEFARRWVPFCKKYNIEPRAPEFYFSQKIDYLKDKVHPMFVKERRAMKREYEEFKVKINALVAKAQKKPEEGWVMQDGTPWPGNNTRDHPGMIQVYLGSAGALDVEGKELPRLVYISREKRPGYQHHKKAGAMNALVRVSAVLTNAPFMLNLDCDHYINNSKAIREAMCFLMDPQLGKKLCYVQFPQRFDGIDRHDRYANRNIVFFDINMKGLDGIQGPVYVGTGTVFNRQALYGYDPPVSEKRPKMTCDCWPSWCCCCCGGSRKSKSKKKSGGGGLFSKLYKKKKMKGKNYVRKGSELMFDLEEIEEGLEGFDELEKSSLMSQKQFEKRFGQSPVFIASTLMENGGLPEGTNSQNLIKEAIHVISCGYEDKTEWGKEIGWIYGSVTEDILTGFKMHCRGWKSVYCMPKRPAFKGSAPINLSDRLHQVLRWALGSVEICLSRHCPLWYGYGGKLKWLERMAYTNTIVYPFTSIPLLAYCILPAVCLLTGKFIIPTLTNLASVWFMALFISIILTGVLELRWSGVSIEDWWRNEQFWVIGGVSAHLFAVFQGLLKVLGGVDTNFTVTAKAADDTEFGELYLFKWTTLLIPPTTLIILNMVGVVAGVSDAINNGYGTWGPLFGKLFFAFWVIVHLYPFLKGLMGKQNRTPTIVVLWSILLASIFSLIWVRIDPFLPKQTGPILKQCGVEC; this is encoded by the exons ATGGCTTCCTTCACAATTGGTCCTCATCATCGCCATTTGTCACATGACTCTGATGAG GTTCGCCCTCCTACTCGACAATCTGCTTCATCGAAAGTACAATGCCGAGTTTGTGGTGATGAGATTGGAAATAAGGAAGATGGAGGGTTATTTGTGGCATGTTATGTGTGTGGCTTCCCTGTTTGTCGACCCTGCTATGAGTATGAGAGAAGTGAAGGCACACAGTGCTGTCCTCAGTGCAACACTCGCTATAAGCGTCACAAAG GATCTCCTAGAGTAGTAGGAGATGAAGAGGAGAACTTTGATGCAGATGATTTTGATGATGAATTTCAGATTAAGACTGGCCATGATCATGATCATGATCATGATGATGTTAATCATGCG GAAGATAAAGACAAGAAGGAACAGCAGTGGCATCCCAATGCTCAAGCTTTTTCTTCAGCAGGAAGTG TTACCGGTAAAGACATTGAAGGGGACAAAGAATTCTACAGCAATGCAGAGTGGGAAGAAAGGGTAGAGAAATGGAAAGCCAGACAAGAAAAGAAAGGCCtcctaaacaaagaagaagggaaagacgatcaagatgaagaagaagatgagtaCCT TTTGGCTGAAGCTAGACAACCATTGTGGCGTAAAGTTCCAATATCTTCAAGCCTGATCAACCCATACCGGATAGTGATTGTGATGAGGCTGGTGATTCTGGCTTTCTTCTTGCACTTCCGCATCATGACTCCAGCACATGACGCTTTCCCACTGTGGTTAACATCTGTGATATGTGAGATATGGTTTGCATTCTCATGGATCCTTGACCAGTTCCCTAAATGGTTCCCCATCACGCGCGAGACTTACTTGGACCGCTTGTCCATAAGGTTCGAGCGCGAAGGGGAACCAAACAAGCTTTCCCCTGTTGATGTCTTTGTCAGTACTGTGGACCCTTTGAAGGAACCTCCAATCATAACAGCCAACACCGTCCTTTCCATCCTCTCCGTCGATTACCCGGTCGAAAAGGTTTCCTGCTATGTATCAGATGATGGTGCTTCTATGCTTCTCTTTGACACACTTTCGGAAACCTCTGAGTTTGCAAGAAGATGGGTTCCATTTTGCAAGAAGTATAATATTGAGCCAAGAGCTCCTGAGTTCTATTTCTCTCAGAAAATCGATTACTTGAAAGACAAGGTACATCCTATGTTTGTCAAGGAACGCAGGGCCATGAAG AGAGAATATGAAGAATTTAAAGTGAAGATTAATGCTTTGGTGGCAAAGGCTCAGAAGAAACCAGAGGAAGGTTGGGTAATGCAGGATGGAACACCATGGCCTGGGAATAACACTCGTGATCATCCAGGAATGATTCAG GTGTACTTGGGAAGTGCTGGTGCACTTGACGTGGAAGGCAAGGAACTGCCGCGACTTGTGTATATTTCGCGTGAAAAACGTCCTGGCTATCAACATCACAAAAAAGCTGGTGCCATGAATGCTTTG GTTCGAGTTTCTGCTGTGCTTACAAATGCACCTTTCATGTTGAATTTGGATTGTGACCACTACATAAACAATAGCAAGGCTATAAGAGAAGCTATGTGCTTCTTAATGGATCCTCAGCTTGGGAAGAAGCTCTGCTATGTCCAATTCCCACAAAGGTTCGATGGTATTGATCGACATGATAGATATGCCAATCGCAACATTGTATTCTTCGAT ATCAATATGAAAGGCCTAGATGGGATCCAAGGTCCAGTGTATGTTGGTACTGGAACTGTTTTCAATAGGCAGGCATTGTACGGATATGATCCACCAGTGTCCGAGAAAAGGCCAAAGATGACGTGTGATTGTTGGCCTTCCTGGTGCTGCTGCTGTTGTGGTGGTTCAAGGAAATCAAAGTCAAAGAAGAAATCAGGTGGAGGAGGTCTTTTCAGTAAATTgtacaagaagaaaaagatgaaggggAAGAACTATGTTAGAAAAGGGTCTGAGCTGATGTTTGATCTTGAAGAGATTGAAGAAGGGCTTGAAGGCTTTGATGAGCTAGAGAAATCATCTCTAATGTCTCAGAAACAGTTTGAGAAGCGATTCGGGCAGTCGCCTGTTTTCATTGCTTCCACTTTGATGGAGAATGGTGGACTTCCTGAAGGCACTAATTCTCAAAATCTTATAAAGGAGGCCATTCATGTTATAAGTTGTGGTTATGAAGACAAAACCGAATGGGGAAAAGAG ATTGGGTGGATTTATGGCTCAGTGACAGAAGATATCTTAACAGGGTTCAAAATGCACTGTAGAGGGTGGAAATCAGTGTACTGCATGCCAAAGAGACCAGCTTTCAAGGGATCTGCACCAATAAATCTATCAGATAGGTTGCACCAAGTTTTGAGATGGGCTCTTGGTTCTGTTGAAATTTGCCTTAGTCGCCATTGTCCCCTGTGGTATGGCTATGGAGGAAAGCTTAAGTGGCTAGAAAGGATGGCTTATACCAACACCATAGTATATCCATTCACTTCCATTCCTCTCCTTGCATATTGCATACTACCAGCTGTGTGTCTTCTTACTGGAAAATTCATCATTCCCACC TTGACAAACCTTGCTAGTGTTTGGTTCATGGCTCTATTTATATCCATCATCCTAACCGGTGTCCTTGAGCTTCGGTGGAGCGGAGTTAGCATCGAAGATTGGTGGCGAAACGAGCAATTTTGGGTGATTGGAGGAGTTTCGGCACACCTTTTTGCTGTGTTCCAAGGCCTCCTGAAAGTTCTTGGAGGAGTAGACACCAACTTCACAGTTACAGCAAAAGCAGCAGATGATACTGAGTTCGGAGAGTTATACCTTTTCAAGTGGACAACACTTCTGATCCCACCAACCACCCTCATAATATTGAACATGGTTGGGGTTGTGGCTGGTGTCTCTGATGCCATTAACAATGGATATGGCACATGGGGACCTTTATTTGGGAAGCTATTCTTTGCATTTTGGGTTATTGTTCACTTATATCCTTTCCTAAAGGGTCTCATGGGAAAGCAAAACAGGACTCCAACCATTGTGGTTTTATGGTCAATTCTGCTAGCATCCATTTTCTCATTGATTTGGGTGAGGATCGATCCATTCTTGCCTAAGCAAACTGGTCCAATACTCAAGCAGTGTGGAGTTGAATGCTAA
- the LOC112734643 gene encoding peptide methionine sulfoxide reductase A5 codes for MSLFRILNLMILAAFAIDRALCIRFPDRIHKPDSDAPERLKTAVFALGSFWRSEAVFGCLPGVVRTTAGYAGGSKPNPEYRSLADHAESVQVEYDPRLIGFRELLDVFWSNHDPRQVYGQGPDVGNQYRSIIFCNGTEESRMAALSKEQEQTRSRSSIVTTQILQLGPFYPAEPEHQKFELKQNPFLLQLIGNLPQEELEKSTLATKLNGYVAELCPPDIQRHIDAKINDIIKKGWPILREL; via the exons ATGTCACTTTTCCGCATTTTGAATCTGATGATCCTCGCTGCATTTGCAATCGATAGAGCTCTCTGCATTAGGTTCCCAGATCGGATCCATAAGCCCGACAGCGACGCCCCCGAACGCCTCAAGACTGCCGTCTTCGCTCTCGGAAGCTTCTGGAGATCCGAAGCCGTTTTTGGTTGCCTCCCCGGCGTTGTCCGAACCACCGCAGGCTACGCCGGCGGCTCCAAGCCCAATCCCGAATATAGAAGCTTGGCTGACCACGCCGAGTCCGTTCAG GTCGAATATGATCCACGGCTGATTGGCTTTAGGGAACTCCTGGATGTCTTTTGGTCAAACCATGACCCCAGGCAAGTGTATGGCCAGGGTCCCGATGTCGGCAATCAGTACAG ATCCATCATTTTTTGTAATGGAACTGAAGAATCAAGAATGGCCGCACTGAGCAAAGAACAAGAACAAACCAGGTCAAGAAGCAGCATTGTGACTACTCAAATTCTTCAGCTTGGACCATTTTATCCTGCTGAGCCTGAGCACCAG AAATTTGAACTGAAGCAAAATCCCTTCCTTCTTCAGCTAATTGGGAACCTGCCTCAAGAGGAGCTTGAGAAGTCAACACTGGCAACAAAATTGAATGGATATGTAGCTGAGCTATGCCCTCCAGATATCCAAAGGCATATTGATGCAAAGATCAATGATATCATAAAAAAGGGTTGGCCTATTTTGAGGGAATTGTAG
- the LOC112734644 gene encoding uncharacterized protein, protein MGTMACLTFTSCIGFLDSIQLSRSPSAKLTSFSVSKATYLRVSQDAFSPTQESHSNSNPVIGNHDLLIVGPGVLGRLVAQNWREENPSCQVYGQTMTSDHHKDLIQLGINPSLNWTEGTHKFSNIIYCAPPSRTPDYAGNVRLAALSWNREGSFVFTSSSAPYNCNDNGSCNEDSPVVPIGRSPRVDVLLKAENVVLESGGCVLRLAGLYKADRGAHNYYLEKGVVDSRPDHILNLIHYEDAASLAVAILKKNPRGKIFLGCDNHPLSRQEMMDLVNASGKFSKKFDKFTGTNDPLGKRLNNTRTCHEVGWEPKYSSFAHFLDTM, encoded by the exons CTTCTGCAAAGTTGACATCTTTTTCGGTATCTAAAGCAACCTATTTGCGGGTTTCACAAGATGCATTCTCACCCACTCAAGAATCACACTCTAATTCTAACCCTGTAATTGGAAACCATGACTTGCTCATTGTGGGTCCTGGGGTTCTTGGTCGTTTGGTAGCTCAGAATTGGAGAGAG GAAAACCCGAGTTGTCAAGTTTATGGACAAACAATGACTAGTGATCATCACAAAGACTTGATTCAATTGGGGATTAACCCCTCCTTGAATTGGACAGAAGGTACCCACAAGTTTTCAAATATAATTTATTGTGCTCCACCTTCCCGGACCCCAGACTATGCGGGTAATGTTAG GCTAGCTGCATTAAGCTGGAATCGTGAAGGTTCTTTTGTATTTACATCAAGCTCTGCTCCATACAATTGTAATGATAACGGATCATGTAATGAG GATTCTCCAGTTGTGCCAATTGGGAGGAGCCCTAGAGTTGATGTCCTCCTTAAAGCTGAAAACGTGGTACTAGAATCTGGTGGTTGTGTTCTAAGATTAGCAGGGCTTTATA AAGCAGATAGAGGTGCGCACAACTATTATTTAGAAAAGGGCGTTGTTGATAGTCGTCCTGATCACATCCTGAATCTTATACATTACGAG GATGCAGCTTCCCTTGCAGTTGCAATTTTGAAGAAGAATCCTCGTGGAAAGATTTTCTTGGGTTGCGATAATCACCCGTTATCTAG GCAAGAAATGATGGATCTAGTCAATGCAAGTGGGAAGTTCAGTAAAAAGTTTGATAAATTTACTG GAACTAACGACCCTCTAGGTAAGAGATTAAACAATACAAGAACCTGCCACGAAGTTGGGTGGGAACCAAAGTACTCTAGCTTTGCTCATTTTCTTGATACCATGTGA